One window from the genome of Oryctolagus cuniculus chromosome 1, mOryCun1.1, whole genome shotgun sequence encodes:
- the LOC100346855 gene encoding olfactory receptor 52K1-like, protein MSAYNITSTHPAAFLLMGIPGLEHLHSWIAIPFCLAYTLALLGNCSLLFIILTDAALQEPMYLFLAMLAAIDLVLSSSTLPKMLGIFWFRDQEINFHACLVQMFFLHSFAIMESAVLLAMAFDRYVAICKPLYYTTILTSPLITKIGIATVTRAVTLMTPLPFLLRRFHYCRGTAIAHCYCEHMAVVRLACGDTRFNNIYGIAVALIIVVLDLLFVILSYIFILRAVLQLASQEARYKAFGTCVSHIGAILAFYTPVVISSVMHRVARRAAPHVHILLASFYLLFPPMVNPIIYGVKTKQIRERVLGLLLRKDV, encoded by the coding sequence ATGTCAGCCTACAACATCACCtccacccatccagctgcctTCTTGTTAATGGGGATCCCAGGCCTGGAGCACCTACACAGTTGGATTGCTATCCCCTTCTGCTTGGCCTATACGCTGGCCCTGCTTGGCAACTGCAGCCTCCTTTTCATCATTCTGACTGATGCAGCCCTGCAAGAGCCCATGTACCTTTTTCTGGCCATGTTGGCAGCCATTGATCTGGTCCTTTCTTCTTCAACACTGCCCAAAATGCTTGGCATTTTCTGGTTCAGAGATCAAGAAATCAACTTCCATGCCTGCCTGGTCCAAATGTTCTTTCTCCACTCCTTTGCCATCATGGAGTCAGCGGTACTGCTGGCCATGGCTtttgaccgctatgtggccatctgcaagccactATATTACACCACAATCCTTACCAGTCCACTCATCACCAAGATCGGCATAGCCACTGTGACCCGGGCTGTGACATTAATGACTCCTCTCCCCTTTCTGCTCAGACGCTTCCACTACTGTCGAGGCACAGCTATTGCCCACTGCTATTGTGAACACATGGCTGTGGTAAGGCTGGCGTGTGGGGATACCCGCTTCAACAATATCTATGGCATTGCTGTGGCCCTGATTATTGTGGTGTTGGACCTACTGTTTGTCATCCTgtcttacatttttattcttcGGGCAGTTCTGCAGCTTGCCTCCCAGGAGGCCCGCTACAAGGCATTTGGGACCTGTGTGTCTCACATTGGTGCCATCTTGGCCTTCTACACACCCGTGGTCATCTCTTCAGTCATGCACCGTGTGGCTCGCCGGGCTGCCCCCCACGTCCACATACTTCTTGCCAGTTTCTATCTTCTCTTCCCACCCATGGTCAATCCCATAATCTATGGTGTAAAAACCAAGCAAATTCGTGAACGAGTCTTAGGACTTTTATTGAGAAAGGATGTGTAA